The Streptomyces laurentii genome contains a region encoding:
- a CDS encoding pyruvate dehydrogenase subunit E1 (TPP-binding site [chemical binding];~Thiamine pyrophosphate (TPP) family, E1 of E. coli PDC-like subfamily, TPP-binding module; composed of proteins similarto the E1 component of the Escherichia coli pyruvate dehydrogenase multienzyme complex (PDC). PDC catalyzes the oxidative...; cd02017;~dimer interface [polypeptide binding];~identified by MetaGeneAnnotator; putative;~pyruvate dehydrogenase subunit E1 [Streptomyces lividans TK24];~pyruvate dehydrogenase subunit E1; Reviewed; PRK09405) — MTDPVGKIPSELDQLPDRDTEETAEWAASLDAVTKAAGPHRAAYLMRRTLQHAEGAGLALPKLLETDYLNTIPTSAEPVIDGDEEMERRITAWNRWNAAAMVTRGAKHGVGGHIATFASAAWLYETGFNHFFKGKDAKDAPGSGDQLYIQGHASPGIYARAFLDGRLSEDHLDNFRQEAGGNGLPSYPHPRRLPWLWEFPTVSMGLGPLSAIYQARFNRYLTNRSIKDVSASHVWAFLGDGEMDEPEATAALALAAREGLDNLTFVINCNLQRLDGPVRANFKIVQELEAQFRGAGWNVVKTLWGNAWDELFALDTTGALVRRLREVPDAQVQTYQTRDAAYIRQDFFGKDPALVAMAQLLSDDKILECFHLSRGGHEPRKVYAAYKAALEFKGAPTVILAQTVKGFTLGEGFASKNANHQMKKLSSDEFKQMRDLLDLPIPDARFDDGQVPYGHPGADSAEVRYLQERRAALGGPAPARRVHPLAPLPAPADKAFAAFDKGSGTQSIATTMAFVRLVKDLVRDKETGKRWVPIVPDEARTFGMESLFPSLGIYSPKGQTYEPVDRDQLMYYKEAVNGQILNEGITEAGSMADFIAASTSYATHGEAMIPFYIFYSMFGWQRTADQMWQLGDQLGRGFLVGATAGRTTLTGEGLQHADGHSPVIAATNPAALSYDPAFAYEIAAIVKEGLRRMYGEAAEGEDQNVFYYLTVYNEPMPQPAKPGHAGVDEGILKGLYRFNTAESAGLELPANASRVQLLASGTAIHWALEAQKLLAAEWGVAADVWSATSWTELRRDALEADAALLRGEERVPYVRQALEGVDSPVLAVSDYMRQVPDQIAQWVEQDYTSLGADGFGISDTRVASRRHFGVDAQSIVVAALAQLARRGEVQATSVKEARERYGL, encoded by the coding sequence ATGACCGATCCCGTAGGCAAGATTCCGAGCGAGCTCGACCAGCTCCCGGACCGTGACACCGAGGAGACCGCCGAGTGGGCGGCCTCCCTCGACGCCGTCACCAAGGCCGCCGGCCCTCACCGGGCCGCCTACCTGATGCGCCGCACGCTCCAGCACGCCGAGGGCGCGGGCCTGGCCCTGCCCAAGCTGCTGGAGACGGACTACCTCAACACCATCCCCACCTCCGCCGAGCCCGTCATCGACGGTGACGAGGAGATGGAGCGCCGGATCACCGCCTGGAACCGCTGGAACGCGGCCGCGATGGTCACCCGCGGCGCCAAGCACGGCGTCGGCGGCCACATCGCCACCTTCGCCTCCGCGGCCTGGCTCTACGAGACCGGCTTCAACCACTTCTTCAAGGGCAAGGACGCCAAGGACGCTCCCGGGTCCGGCGACCAGCTCTACATCCAGGGCCACGCCTCCCCCGGCATCTACGCCCGCGCCTTCCTCGACGGCCGGCTGTCCGAGGACCACCTCGACAACTTCCGCCAGGAGGCCGGCGGCAACGGCCTGCCCTCCTACCCGCACCCGCGCCGGCTGCCCTGGCTGTGGGAGTTCCCCACCGTCTCCATGGGCCTCGGCCCGCTCTCCGCGATCTACCAGGCGCGCTTCAACCGCTACCTGACCAACCGCTCCATCAAGGACGTCTCCGCCTCCCACGTGTGGGCCTTCCTCGGCGACGGCGAGATGGACGAGCCCGAGGCCACGGCGGCGCTCGCGCTGGCGGCCCGCGAGGGTCTGGACAACCTGACCTTCGTCATCAACTGCAACCTGCAGCGCCTCGACGGTCCGGTCCGCGCCAACTTCAAGATCGTGCAGGAGCTGGAGGCCCAGTTCCGCGGCGCCGGCTGGAACGTCGTCAAGACCCTGTGGGGCAACGCCTGGGACGAGCTGTTCGCGCTCGACACCACCGGCGCCCTGGTCCGCCGCCTCCGCGAGGTGCCGGACGCCCAGGTCCAGACGTACCAGACCCGCGACGCCGCCTACATCCGCCAGGACTTCTTCGGCAAGGACCCGGCGCTCGTCGCGATGGCGCAGCTGCTGAGCGACGACAAGATCCTCGAGTGCTTCCACCTCTCCCGCGGTGGCCACGAGCCGCGCAAGGTGTACGCCGCGTACAAGGCCGCCCTGGAGTTCAAGGGCGCGCCGACCGTCATCCTGGCGCAGACCGTCAAGGGCTTCACCCTCGGTGAGGGCTTCGCGTCGAAGAACGCGAACCACCAGATGAAGAAGCTCTCGTCGGACGAGTTCAAGCAGATGCGTGACCTGCTCGACCTGCCGATCCCGGACGCGCGGTTCGACGACGGCCAGGTGCCCTACGGCCACCCGGGCGCCGACTCCGCCGAGGTCCGCTACCTCCAGGAGCGCCGCGCCGCCCTCGGCGGCCCCGCCCCGGCCCGCCGCGTCCACCCGCTCGCGCCGCTGCCGGCCCCGGCCGACAAGGCGTTCGCCGCCTTCGACAAGGGCTCCGGCACGCAGTCCATCGCCACCACGATGGCCTTCGTGCGCCTGGTCAAGGACCTCGTCCGGGACAAGGAGACCGGCAAGCGCTGGGTCCCGATCGTGCCCGACGAGGCCCGCACCTTCGGCATGGAGTCGCTGTTCCCGTCGCTCGGCATCTACTCGCCGAAGGGCCAGACGTACGAGCCGGTCGACCGCGACCAGCTGATGTACTACAAGGAGGCCGTCAACGGCCAGATCCTGAACGAGGGCATCACCGAGGCCGGCTCGATGGCCGACTTCATCGCCGCCTCGACGTCGTACGCGACGCACGGCGAGGCGATGATCCCGTTCTACATCTTCTACTCGATGTTCGGCTGGCAGCGGACCGCCGACCAGATGTGGCAGCTCGGCGACCAGCTCGGCCGCGGCTTCCTCGTCGGCGCGACCGCCGGCCGCACCACCCTGACCGGTGAGGGCCTGCAGCACGCCGACGGCCACTCCCCGGTGATCGCGGCCACCAACCCGGCGGCGCTCTCCTACGACCCGGCGTTCGCCTACGAGATCGCGGCCATCGTCAAGGAGGGCCTGCGCCGGATGTACGGCGAGGCGGCCGAGGGCGAGGACCAGAACGTCTTCTACTACCTCACCGTCTACAACGAGCCGATGCCGCAGCCGGCCAAGCCGGGCCACGCGGGCGTCGACGAGGGCATCCTCAAGGGCCTGTACCGCTTCAACACGGCCGAGTCGGCCGGCCTGGAGCTGCCCGCGAATGCCTCGCGCGTCCAGCTGCTCGCCTCCGGCACCGCGATCCACTGGGCCCTGGAGGCGCAGAAGCTGCTCGCCGCCGAGTGGGGCGTGGCCGCCGACGTGTGGTCCGCGACCTCCTGGACCGAGCTGCGCCGCGACGCGCTGGAGGCCGACGCGGCCCTGCTGCGCGGCGAGGAGCGCGTCCCGTACGTGCGCCAGGCCCTGGAAGGCGTGGACTCCCCGGTCCTGGCCGTCTCGGACTACATGCGCCAGGTCCCGGACCAGATCGCGCAGTGGGTCGAGCAGGACTACACCTCGCTGGGCGCCGACGGCTTCGGCATCTCGGACACCCGCGTCGCGTCCCGCCGCCACTTCGGCGTCGACGCCCAGTCGATCGTGGTCGCCGCCCTGGCCCAGCTCGCCCGCCGCGGCGAGGTCCAGGCCACCTCGGTGAAGGAGGCCCGCGAGCGCTACGGCCTGTAG
- a CDS encoding deoR-family transcriptional regulator (DeoR-family transcriptional regulator [Streptomyces albus J1074];~Helix-turn-helix domains; cl00088;~Predicted transcriptional regulator [Transcription];~WYL domain; cl14852;~identified by MetaGeneAnnotator; putative) — MTTGCGLLRVYSFARTGWQAGRMRAARLIKLVLLLQSRPSMTAAELAAELEVSERTVTRDAQALSEAGVPVYADRGRVGGYRLVGGYRTRLTGLARGEAEALFLSGVPGALRDMGLADAASAARLKVSAALLPSLRDAPEAVGRRFHLDAPAWYREPETPELLAPLAEAVWGDRPVAVRYRRADGEVARELEPYGLVLKAGVWYVCARAQGAYRTYRVDRFTAVAVGEGEFARDPDFDLAGFWTERSAEFARSLLRTEVVLRLTEAGARRLPYVTDRAAAEEALAAGAAAEPGGSAGGGVRVTLAVESEEVAFGQLFGLGPEVEVLAPAGLRERFAEAARRTAGLYA, encoded by the coding sequence GTGACAACGGGGTGCGGCCTCCTTCGCGTGTACTCCTTCGCGCGCACGGGGTGGCAGGCTGGGCGGATGCGTGCCGCCCGTCTGATCAAGTTGGTGCTTCTGCTGCAGTCCCGGCCGTCGATGACGGCCGCCGAACTCGCCGCCGAGCTGGAGGTGTCGGAGCGGACCGTCACCCGGGACGCGCAGGCGCTGTCGGAGGCCGGGGTGCCGGTGTACGCGGACCGGGGCCGGGTGGGCGGGTACCGGCTCGTCGGCGGGTACCGGACGCGGCTGACCGGGCTCGCGCGCGGGGAGGCGGAGGCACTGTTCCTGTCCGGGGTGCCGGGGGCGCTGCGGGACATGGGACTCGCGGACGCGGCGTCGGCGGCGCGGCTGAAGGTGTCGGCGGCGCTGCTGCCGTCGCTGCGGGACGCGCCGGAGGCGGTGGGGCGGCGGTTCCATCTGGACGCGCCCGCCTGGTACCGGGAGCCGGAGACGCCGGAGCTGCTCGCGCCGCTGGCGGAGGCGGTGTGGGGCGACCGGCCCGTGGCGGTCCGCTACCGGCGCGCGGACGGCGAGGTGGCGCGGGAGCTGGAGCCGTACGGGCTCGTGCTGAAGGCGGGGGTCTGGTACGTGTGCGCCAGGGCCCAGGGCGCGTACCGCACGTACCGGGTGGACCGGTTCACCGCGGTGGCGGTGGGCGAGGGGGAGTTCGCGCGGGATCCGGACTTCGATCTGGCGGGGTTCTGGACGGAGCGCTCCGCGGAGTTCGCGCGCTCGCTGCTGCGGACGGAGGTGGTGCTGCGGCTGACGGAGGCGGGAGCGCGGCGGCTGCCGTACGTGACGGACCGGGCGGCCGCCGAGGAGGCGCTGGCGGCGGGGGCGGCCGCCGAGCCGGGGGGCAGCGCCGGCGGCGGGGTACGGGTGACGCTGGCGGTGGAGAGCGAGGAGGTCGCTTTCGGTCAGTTGTTCGGGCTCGGACCGGAGGTGGAGGTGCTGGCGCCGGCGGGCCTCCGCGAACGGTTCGCGGAGGCGGCGCGCCGGACGGCCGGTCTCTACGCCTGA
- a CDS encoding short chain dehydrogenase (3-ketoacyl-(acyl-carrier-protein) reductase; Reviewed;~NAD(P) binding site [chemical binding];~Rossmann-fold NAD(P)(+)-binding proteins; cl09931;~identified by MetaGeneAnnotator; putative;~short chain dehydrogenase [Streptomyces lividans TK24]) produces the protein MTESTDRTRPLAGRIALVAGATRGAGRAIAVQLGTAGATVYVTGRTTRAQASEVGRTTETIEETAELVTAAGGHGIAVPTDHLQADQVRALVDRIDREQGRLDILVDDVWGGEHLLGPSFGKKTWEIGLDGGLRMLELGVRTHVVTVHTALPLLTRHPGGLLVEVTDGTTAYNETHYRENVFYDLAKNAPIRMAFGLATELAPYEATAVCVSPGWLRSEQMLETFGVTEDTWRDAVAKLPDFAVSESPVYVGRAIAALAADPGRARWNGRSLDSGGLAREYGFTDADGSRPDSWGFMLAKEADPDTRVEDYR, from the coding sequence ATGACCGAAAGCACCGACCGCACCCGCCCCCTCGCCGGCCGTATCGCCCTCGTCGCCGGCGCCACCCGAGGCGCCGGACGCGCCATCGCCGTCCAGCTCGGCACCGCCGGAGCCACCGTCTACGTCACCGGACGCACCACCCGCGCCCAGGCCAGCGAGGTGGGCCGGACCACCGAGACCATCGAGGAGACCGCCGAACTCGTCACCGCCGCCGGCGGCCACGGCATCGCCGTCCCCACCGACCACCTCCAGGCCGACCAGGTCCGCGCCCTCGTCGACCGGATCGACCGCGAACAGGGCCGGCTCGACATCCTCGTCGACGACGTCTGGGGCGGCGAGCACCTGCTCGGCCCCTCCTTCGGCAAGAAGACCTGGGAGATCGGCCTCGACGGCGGCCTGCGGATGCTCGAACTCGGCGTGCGGACCCATGTCGTCACCGTCCACACCGCCCTGCCGCTGCTGACCCGCCACCCGGGCGGACTGCTCGTCGAGGTCACCGACGGCACCACCGCGTACAACGAGACCCACTACCGCGAGAACGTCTTCTACGACCTCGCCAAGAACGCCCCGATCCGGATGGCCTTCGGTCTCGCCACCGAACTCGCCCCGTACGAGGCCACCGCCGTCTGTGTCAGCCCCGGCTGGCTGCGCTCCGAACAGATGCTGGAGACCTTCGGCGTCACCGAGGACACCTGGCGCGACGCCGTCGCCAAGCTGCCCGACTTCGCCGTGTCCGAGTCCCCGGTCTATGTCGGCCGCGCCATCGCCGCCCTCGCCGCCGACCCCGGCCGGGCCCGCTGGAACGGCCGGTCCCTCGACAGCGGCGGGCTCGCCCGGGAGTACGGCTTCACCGACGCCGACGGCTCCCGGCCCGACTCCTGGGGCTTCATGCTCGCCAAGGAAGCCGACCCGGACACCCGGGTCGAGGACTATCGGTGA
- a CDS encoding hypothetical protein (DUF4240 domain containing protein [Streptomyces fulvissimus DSM40593];~Protein of unknown function (DUF4240); pfam14024;~UniProt-pubmed:11572948; UniProt-pubmed:20624727; UniProt-pubmed:21463507; UniProt-pubmed:18375553; UniProt-pubmed:12000953; UniProt-pubmed:21551298;~identified by MetaGeneAnnotator; putative), with protein MDETEFWKIIDSTRERAEGDPEEHADLLVERLTELDPDSVLDFARHFEARYNRAYTWELWGAAAVLFDGAGDEVFDYFRCWLIGQGREVFEGAVHEPDALAELLVDFDEEIDGDGEELGFAADEAYERLTGTEAPDLGIPPPGAEPAGTPFDLDDDEVLAARFPRLWARFGPG; from the coding sequence ATGGACGAGACGGAGTTCTGGAAGATCATCGACTCCACCCGGGAACGCGCGGAGGGCGATCCGGAGGAGCACGCGGACCTGCTCGTCGAGCGGCTGACGGAGCTGGACCCGGACTCGGTGCTGGACTTCGCGCGCCATTTCGAGGCCCGGTACAACCGCGCGTACACCTGGGAGCTGTGGGGTGCGGCGGCGGTCCTGTTCGACGGCGCGGGCGACGAGGTCTTCGACTACTTCCGCTGCTGGCTGATCGGGCAGGGCCGGGAGGTCTTCGAAGGGGCGGTGCACGAGCCGGACGCGCTGGCCGAGCTGCTGGTCGACTTCGACGAGGAGATCGACGGGGACGGGGAGGAGCTGGGGTTCGCGGCGGACGAGGCGTACGAACGGCTGACCGGCACGGAGGCCCCGGACCTGGGCATCCCGCCACCGGGCGCGGAGCCGGCGGGCACCCCGTTCGACCTGGACGACGACGAGGTGCTCGCGGCCCGCTTCCCGCGGCTGTGGGCCCGGTTCGGCCCCGGATAG
- a CDS encoding short chain dehydrogenase (identified by MetaGeneAnnotator; putative;~sequence version:1) yields the protein MTTAPTDTDLAGEVFGGKVAVITGASSGIGSGLARHAARLGMKLVLADIAAERLAAFADELRAGGAEVESVVTDVADAASVEALADAAYARFGTVDLLVNNAGIMAMGYSWEIPAERWDAMLRVNIGGYVHGIRSFVPRMLERGERAWVVNVSSIGGLLPSPLMAPYSVTKFGVLALTESLHYEMRMKGAPIQVSVVTPGSVHSEIFKAARPGEHEPPEIAAFNDQLQQLADAHGLTPEEHAERVFRMVAEGKYWAIPQPEQLFPALQPRTDMILGQVNPELQLGG from the coding sequence ATGACCACCGCACCCACGGACACGGACCTGGCCGGAGAGGTCTTCGGCGGCAAGGTCGCCGTCATCACCGGCGCCTCCTCGGGCATCGGCTCCGGCCTCGCCCGGCACGCGGCCCGCCTCGGCATGAAGCTCGTGCTCGCCGACATCGCCGCCGAGCGGCTCGCCGCGTTCGCCGACGAGCTGCGGGCCGGCGGTGCCGAGGTCGAGAGCGTGGTCACCGACGTCGCCGACGCCGCCTCCGTCGAGGCCCTCGCCGACGCCGCGTACGCCCGCTTCGGCACCGTCGACCTGCTGGTCAACAACGCCGGAATCATGGCCATGGGCTACTCGTGGGAGATCCCCGCCGAGCGCTGGGACGCCATGCTCCGGGTCAACATCGGCGGATACGTGCACGGCATCCGGTCCTTCGTCCCGCGCATGCTGGAGCGCGGCGAGCGGGCCTGGGTGGTCAACGTGTCGTCGATCGGCGGCCTGCTGCCGAGCCCGCTGATGGCCCCGTACAGCGTCACCAAGTTCGGCGTGCTCGCCCTCACCGAGTCGCTGCACTACGAGATGCGGATGAAGGGCGCGCCGATCCAGGTGTCCGTCGTGACCCCCGGCTCGGTCCACAGCGAGATCTTCAAGGCCGCCCGCCCCGGCGAGCACGAGCCCCCGGAGATCGCCGCCTTCAACGACCAGCTCCAGCAGCTCGCCGACGCGCACGGGCTCACCCCCGAGGAGCACGCCGAACGGGTCTTCCGGATGGTCGCCGAGGGCAAGTACTGGGCGATACCCCAGCCCGAGCAGCTCTTCCCCGCCCTCCAGCCGAGGACCGACATGATCCTCGGCCAGGTGAACCCCGAGCTCCAGCTCGGAGGCTGA
- a CDS encoding oxidoreductase (3-ketoacyl-(acyl-carrier-protein) reductase; Validated; PRK05653;~NAD(P) binding site [chemical binding];~classical (c) SDRs; cd05233;~identified by MetaGeneAnnotator; putative;~oxidoreductase [Streptomyces cattleya NRRL 8057 = DSM46488]), with amino-acid sequence MNQLTRYEGRRALVTGGGSGIGQATVLRMLAEGGTVVAADISEDGLKDTVAKAGDAAGRLTTVVVNVADETSVREGVAAAVAALGGLDVLVNAAGVLRSSHTHETSLDAFEQVLRINLTGTFLMIREAIPALREGEAPAVVNFSSTSAMFAHPYMAAYAASKGGIQSMTHALAAEYAKEGIRFTAVQPGSISSGMTDGSGASKQSMGPGLPEDTDWSLFAKLAPALGQGFAGPETVAGVVAMLASEDGRFITGTEIRVDGGTHF; translated from the coding sequence ATGAATCAGCTGACCCGCTACGAAGGGCGCCGCGCACTCGTCACCGGCGGTGGCTCCGGCATCGGCCAGGCCACCGTCCTGCGCATGCTGGCGGAGGGCGGCACCGTCGTCGCCGCCGACATCAGCGAGGACGGCCTCAAGGACACCGTCGCCAAGGCCGGCGACGCCGCCGGGCGCCTCACGACGGTCGTGGTGAACGTGGCGGACGAGACGTCGGTGCGCGAGGGTGTCGCGGCCGCCGTCGCCGCCCTCGGCGGGCTGGACGTGCTGGTGAACGCGGCCGGCGTGCTGCGCTCCTCGCACACCCACGAGACCAGCCTCGACGCGTTCGAGCAGGTCCTGCGGATCAACCTCACCGGTACGTTCCTGATGATCCGCGAGGCCATACCGGCCCTGCGGGAGGGCGAGGCCCCGGCCGTCGTCAACTTCTCCTCCACCTCCGCGATGTTCGCCCACCCCTACATGGCGGCCTACGCGGCCAGCAAGGGCGGCATCCAGTCCATGACGCACGCCCTCGCCGCCGAGTACGCGAAGGAGGGCATCCGCTTCACCGCCGTCCAGCCCGGCTCCATCTCCTCCGGCATGACCGACGGCTCCGGCGCCAGCAAGCAGTCCATGGGCCCCGGCCTGCCCGAGGACACCGACTGGTCGCTCTTCGCCAAGCTGGCCCCCGCCCTCGGGCAGGGCTTCGCCGGCCCCGAGACCGTCGCCGGTGTCGTCGCGATGCTCGCCTCCGAGGACGGCCGATTCATCACCGGCACCGAGATCCGAGTCGACGGAGGGACGCACTTCTGA
- a CDS encoding tetR-family transcriptional regulator (Bacterial regulatory proteins, tetR family; pfam00440;~TetR-family transcriptional regulator [Streptomyces venezuelae ATCC10712];~identified by MetaGeneAnnotator; putative;~mycofactocin system transcriptional regulator; TIGR03968): protein MAYHRTPKWHVLPYLHTMHSWQAPAYSEGMSAKPRPSTLTERRKAATQHDIARAAAELFTERGPDDTTAEEIALRAGVALRTFYRYFRSKQDAVAPLLAGGADRWRAALAATEPGVALPTALERSIADSLTARDAAEEEGLRWTRGLLRAAEDDPALRAVWYRVNQESEERLRLVLGGLAGPDADPLALRLAAAAATDAIRIALETWSESDAPTSGEGAPADLAVRCLRELMGVTRLLTRES from the coding sequence GTGGCTTACCACCGTACGCCCAAGTGGCACGTTTTGCCATACCTGCACACCATGCATTCCTGGCAGGCCCCGGCGTATTCTGAGGGAATGAGTGCGAAGCCCCGTCCTTCGACCCTGACCGAGCGCCGCAAGGCCGCCACACAGCACGACATCGCGCGGGCCGCGGCCGAGCTGTTCACCGAGCGGGGGCCCGACGACACCACCGCCGAGGAGATCGCCCTGCGGGCGGGTGTCGCGCTGCGCACCTTCTACCGCTACTTCCGCTCCAAGCAGGACGCGGTCGCCCCGCTGCTCGCGGGCGGCGCCGACCGCTGGCGCGCCGCGCTCGCGGCGACCGAGCCGGGCGTCGCGCTGCCGACCGCCCTGGAGCGGTCCATCGCCGACTCGCTCACGGCCCGGGACGCGGCCGAGGAGGAGGGCCTGCGCTGGACCCGCGGACTGCTGCGCGCGGCCGAGGACGATCCGGCGCTGCGGGCCGTCTGGTACCGCGTCAACCAGGAGTCCGAGGAGCGTCTGCGCCTCGTCCTCGGCGGCCTCGCGGGCCCGGACGCCGACCCCCTCGCCCTCCGTCTGGCCGCCGCCGCGGCCACCGACGCCATCCGCATCGCCCTGGAGACCTGGTCCGAATCGGACGCCCCGACCTCCGGCGAGGGCGCCCCGGCCGACCTCGCCGTGCGCTGCCTGCGCGAACTGATGGGCGTCACGAGACTGCTGACCCGGGAAAGCTAA
- a CDS encoding ribosomal-protein-alanine acetyltransferase (identified by MetaGeneAnnotator; putative;~putative acetyltransferase YhhY; Provisional;~ribosomal-protein-alanine acetyltransferase [Streptomyces viridochromogenes DSM40736]) — protein MGRGGEERACGGARSALVRGCAGGARGALGGALVVVVGARARGGLVGGWGGWVRKVRVGVEWREGMGEGGLMILSGVEIREAVAGDEQVLARLDRETWSPSHAVMPRPEPGQEFFDERHVPAHYLVAETEDLGVVGYVRVGSSTPLACNAHVRQIQGLAVDPAARGRGVARALMRAAGERARGEGATRLTLRVLGHNAPARALYASEGFAVEGVLPGEFLLDGEYVDDILMGRAL, from the coding sequence GTGGGGAGGGGTGGGGAGGAGCGCGCGTGCGGGGGCGCGCGGAGCGCGCTGGTGCGGGGGTGTGCGGGTGGGGCGCGCGGTGCGTTGGGCGGTGCGCTGGTGGTGGTCGTGGGGGCGCGGGCGCGGGGCGGGCTGGTGGGTGGCTGGGGTGGGTGGGTGAGGAAGGTGCGGGTGGGGGTGGAGTGGCGGGAGGGGATGGGGGAGGGTGGGCTCATGATCTTGAGTGGGGTAGAGATTCGTGAAGCCGTGGCCGGGGACGAGCAGGTGCTCGCCCGGCTTGATCGGGAGACCTGGTCGCCGTCGCATGCCGTGATGCCCCGGCCTGAGCCGGGGCAGGAGTTCTTCGACGAGCGGCATGTGCCCGCGCATTACCTGGTCGCCGAGACGGAGGACCTGGGGGTGGTCGGGTATGTGCGGGTCGGGTCGTCCACGCCGCTGGCCTGCAACGCGCATGTGCGGCAGATCCAGGGGCTCGCGGTCGACCCCGCCGCGCGGGGTCGTGGGGTGGCGCGGGCGCTGATGCGGGCCGCGGGGGAGCGCGCCCGCGGCGAGGGGGCCACCCGGCTCACGCTCAGGGTGCTCGGGCACAACGCTCCCGCCCGGGCCCTCTACGCCTCCGAGGGCTTCGCGGTGGAAGGGGTCCTGCCGGGGGAGTTCCTGCTGGACGGGGAGTACGTGGACGACATCCTGATGGGGCGGGCGCTTTAG